Proteins co-encoded in one Vibrio aquimaris genomic window:
- the pgsA gene encoding CDP-diacylglycerol--glycerol-3-phosphate 3-phosphatidyltransferase: MRLTIPNILSLLRLLLIPVFVVVFYLPYSWAPFAAAMVFWVAGFTDWLDGMLARKLGQISRFGAFIDPVADKVLVASALILITEHYHSIWVTIPAVTMIAREIIISALREWMAEIGKRASVAVSWVGKVKTLSQMFALWVLIWRYDDWMVWLGYISLYVATVLTYWSMAQYLIAAKDDLLNEEHH, translated from the coding sequence ATGCGTTTAACGATCCCAAACATTTTATCTTTATTACGACTTCTTCTTATTCCGGTGTTTGTCGTTGTTTTTTATCTTCCCTACAGCTGGGCACCTTTTGCCGCTGCCATGGTGTTTTGGGTCGCAGGTTTCACCGATTGGCTTGATGGAATGCTCGCACGCAAGCTTGGACAGATATCTCGCTTTGGCGCTTTTATCGATCCTGTAGCCGATAAAGTGCTTGTTGCGAGCGCACTGATTTTAATTACCGAGCACTATCATAGTATTTGGGTGACGATTCCAGCGGTGACTATGATTGCTCGTGAGATCATTATCTCAGCGCTTCGAGAGTGGATGGCTGAGATAGGCAAACGCGCCAGTGTCGCTGTCTCTTGGGTGGGCAAAGTCAAAACGCTCAGCCAGATGTTTGCCTTGTGGGTGCTTATTTGGCGATATGATGATTGGATGGTATGGCTGGGCTATATTAGCCTATATGTTGCTACTGTGCTGACCTACTGGTCAATGGCTCAATATCTGATTGCTGCTAAAGATGATCTCCTCAATGAGGAACACCATTGA
- a CDS encoding substrate-binding periplasmic protein, translating to MKLLFGSILIFLCLLPSKTWAVSESSTHTNKKVTIYYYDREPLRFKTNSDYVTGILIDINRLVFENANISFDFNKRPFKRIMEELKNPSIKGCISGIYKTSERVNEYWYSDEPLLIEKPFVVVINNEKISEIPKTPTVAEVFTSDLKLGTYSGFSYGAWFDKKMEEYNVNRRDVSYVKDIKLTKSAHLLHLLAEGRVDFVLMPYVEAKWILNHNEGISKYVSIVNVTDSPEQHSRYLVCSKSISTTEAMMINKSLGQTLESTEYKSILDKYY from the coding sequence ATGAAGCTGCTATTTGGTTCAATTCTAATATTTTTGTGCCTCTTACCATCCAAAACATGGGCTGTCTCTGAGTCTTCAACACATACTAATAAAAAAGTGACTATTTATTACTACGATCGAGAACCACTCCGTTTTAAAACTAATAGTGACTATGTAACTGGGATACTTATCGACATTAATCGGCTAGTTTTTGAAAATGCAAATATTTCCTTTGACTTCAATAAGCGTCCTTTCAAAAGAATAATGGAAGAACTTAAAAATCCAAGTATCAAAGGATGTATTTCTGGAATCTATAAAACATCTGAGAGAGTGAACGAATATTGGTATAGCGATGAACCCTTATTGATTGAAAAACCTTTCGTTGTTGTAATAAATAATGAAAAAATTTCTGAAATACCCAAAACGCCAACAGTAGCTGAAGTATTTACTTCAGACCTTAAGTTAGGTACATACAGTGGTTTTTCATATGGAGCGTGGTTTGACAAGAAAATGGAAGAGTACAATGTGAATAGGCGCGATGTTAGCTATGTAAAAGACATAAAACTAACCAAAAGCGCACATTTACTCCACCTATTAGCCGAAGGACGCGTGGATTTCGTGCTTATGCCTTATGTAGAAGCAAAATGGATCCTAAACCACAATGAAGGAATATCTAAATACGTCAGTATTGTTAATGTCACTGACTCGCCCGAACAACATTCACGCTACCTTGTTTGCAGTAAATCAATATCTACAACTGAGGCCATGATGATCAATAAATCCCTTGGCCAAACACTAGAATCTACAGAATATAAGAGCATTCTAGATAAATATTATTAG
- a CDS encoding alkene reductase, translating to MQHLFEPIKLNDAITLNNRIIMAPLTRCMADANLVPTDDMVKYYARRADTGLIISEATIIRPDAQGYPNTPGIYTQQQILGWRKVTDAVHQNGGKIFLQLWHTGRVAHPYFYDADYVLAPSAIGVDGTVPRMRELEYITPKPASREEILELVEDYRQAAINALEAGFDGVEIHGANGYLIDQFLHFASNQREDEFGGNAENMARFALQVVDAVSEAIGSERTALRLSPGAYFNMESDPRDKQVFDYLLQTLESRELCYLHVGIFDDNMTFDYLGGKVSDYMRAYYSNTLMGVGGFTPESGNAALAAGKFDLLAIGRPLIANPDYVAKVKAGEALTDYSDDMLAQLV from the coding sequence ATGCAACATTTATTCGAACCAATTAAACTTAATGACGCTATTACCCTTAACAATCGTATTATTATGGCGCCGCTGACCCGCTGCATGGCTGATGCCAACCTTGTCCCCACTGATGACATGGTGAAGTATTATGCGCGCCGCGCGGATACAGGGCTTATCATCAGTGAAGCAACCATCATACGACCTGATGCGCAAGGCTATCCCAATACTCCTGGCATCTACACTCAACAACAAATATTAGGATGGCGCAAAGTGACTGATGCCGTTCACCAAAATGGTGGCAAAATTTTCCTTCAGTTATGGCACACGGGTCGAGTCGCACACCCATATTTCTATGACGCTGATTATGTACTTGCTCCTTCGGCCATCGGTGTTGATGGCACGGTTCCACGCATGCGAGAACTCGAATACATCACACCAAAGCCCGCAAGCCGAGAAGAGATCCTAGAGCTGGTTGAAGATTATCGTCAGGCAGCAATTAATGCGCTTGAAGCTGGGTTTGATGGCGTAGAAATCCATGGAGCCAATGGCTACTTGATTGATCAATTTTTGCACTTTGCCAGCAATCAGCGCGAGGATGAATTTGGTGGAAATGCCGAAAATATGGCTCGATTTGCCTTACAAGTGGTTGACGCAGTATCCGAAGCCATTGGCTCAGAAAGGACCGCGCTTCGTCTCTCACCTGGAGCGTATTTCAATATGGAATCTGACCCAAGGGACAAACAGGTTTTTGACTACTTACTGCAAACTTTAGAAAGCAGAGAATTATGCTATCTGCATGTGGGTATATTCGACGATAATATGACTTTTGATTACTTAGGTGGCAAGGTATCTGACTACATGCGTGCTTATTACAGCAACACCCTAATGGGGGTTGGTGGCTTTACCCCAGAATCGGGCAATGCTGCTTTAGCCGCTGGGAAATTTGATTTATTAGCTATAGGACGTCCACTAATTGCTAACCCCGACTATGTTGCTAAAGTCAAAGCCGGCGAAGCACTTACCGACTACTCGGATGATATGCTCGCACAGCTTGTGTAA
- a CDS encoding TetR/AcrR family transcriptional regulator: protein MRSAEFDRETVLRSAMEAFVSKGYSKTSMQDLKAATGLHPGSIYCAFENKRGLLIAALGQYRDDKSREFETLFKEQENVFYGLNRYLDSVVEECEKEAIKDCLLQKSLSELAQQDAEVEQLISSMLQDWHGSIENKICQAQDAGYVNKNKSAAQLTQFVVMGIYGMRTLSHTQPKPGVLKELKQELIHYLTS, encoded by the coding sequence ATGCGCAGCGCAGAATTTGATCGTGAAACAGTGCTACGTTCTGCAATGGAAGCCTTTGTAAGTAAAGGGTATTCAAAAACCAGCATGCAGGACCTAAAAGCCGCAACAGGACTACATCCTGGCTCAATTTATTGCGCGTTTGAAAATAAGCGTGGGCTGTTGATCGCAGCGCTTGGCCAGTATCGTGATGACAAATCTCGTGAATTTGAAACCTTGTTCAAAGAGCAAGAGAACGTTTTTTATGGTTTAAATCGTTACCTAGATTCTGTGGTTGAAGAGTGCGAGAAAGAGGCAATCAAAGATTGTTTATTGCAAAAGTCTTTGAGTGAATTGGCGCAGCAAGACGCGGAAGTCGAGCAGCTCATTAGCTCTATGCTGCAAGACTGGCATGGCTCGATTGAGAACAAAATTTGTCAGGCTCAAGATGCGGGATACGTAAACAAAAATAAATCTGCCGCACAACTGACTCAGTTTGTCGTTATGGGTATTTACGGGATGCGCACCCTTTCACATACCCAACCTAAACCGGGTGTGTTGAAAGAGTTAAAGCAAGAACTGATTCATTACCTTACCAGTTAG
- a CDS encoding PQQ-dependent sugar dehydrogenase: MIRTALCLVLAAWISFAHSQGYQTQKIASGFKVPWGMVFSDDNTLLVTERNGHILALNIRTGNTSKLMDNPTHLYAAGQGGWMDIASSPFEKNKFYVTYSQKTQTGSDTALASFLYQSGKLSQFETIFTSISNSDTRRHYGSRLAFDKDHVFMSIGDRGERPNGQDFSTHAGSILRLNPDGGSAKNNPFMSIPNAQKELWSIGHRNPQGLYYDGKSQTLWSIEHGPRGGDELNLIKRGANYGWPITSHGKEYWGPINVADATEKEGIESPIKVYIPSIAPASLLLYRGTHYPELNGKLLAPALKLTHINVITLDNTQSAIEETRILEHLNERIRHVIVSPKDEIIFSTDQGNIYRLIKGN, from the coding sequence GTGATAAGAACAGCATTATGCTTGGTGTTGGCCGCATGGATAAGCTTTGCGCATAGCCAAGGTTACCAAACTCAGAAAATTGCATCTGGCTTTAAAGTACCTTGGGGAATGGTGTTTTCTGATGATAATACATTGCTTGTCACTGAAAGAAATGGCCATATCCTTGCCCTTAATATCAGAACAGGAAACACCTCTAAGCTGATGGATAACCCAACTCACTTGTACGCCGCAGGCCAAGGCGGATGGATGGACATTGCCTCATCTCCATTTGAAAAAAATAAGTTCTATGTCACGTATAGCCAGAAAACTCAAACGGGTTCAGACACAGCATTAGCAAGCTTTCTCTATCAATCTGGAAAACTTTCTCAATTTGAAACCATTTTTACCTCAATTTCTAATTCCGATACTAGGCGACATTACGGTAGTCGCTTAGCTTTTGATAAAGATCATGTCTTTATGAGTATTGGTGACAGAGGAGAAAGACCCAACGGGCAAGATTTTAGCACTCATGCTGGTTCTATCTTACGGCTGAATCCTGATGGCGGCTCAGCCAAGAACAATCCATTTATGTCAATTCCCAACGCGCAAAAAGAGCTGTGGAGCATTGGCCACAGAAACCCACAAGGTTTGTATTATGATGGTAAGTCACAAACCCTTTGGTCAATTGAACATGGACCAAGAGGTGGTGATGAGCTCAATCTTATCAAGAGAGGTGCTAATTATGGCTGGCCAATAACCTCACACGGTAAGGAATATTGGGGACCAATTAATGTTGCTGATGCCACAGAAAAAGAGGGAATAGAGTCACCAATTAAGGTTTATATTCCATCAATTGCTCCTGCAAGCCTGCTACTTTATAGAGGCACCCACTACCCTGAGTTGAATGGAAAACTTCTCGCCCCAGCGCTAAAACTCACGCATATCAATGTTATCACTCTCGATAACACCCAGTCAGCGATTGAAGAAACTCGCATTCTTGAGCATCTCAATGAGCGGATCAGACACGTTATCGTGAGCCCAAAAGATGAGATTATTTTTAGTACCGATCAAGGCAATATATATCGCCTTATTAAAGGCAACTAA
- the pheS gene encoding phenylalanine--tRNA ligase subunit alpha, translating to MQHLEEIIANANAAIDAADSLVALDEVRVQYLGKKGELTAQLQSLGKLPPEERRSAGQEINKAKGVVQQAIAARKDALQRAELEAKLVAETIDVTLPGRRIENGGLHPVTRTVERIEQFFGELGFNTESGPEIEDAFHNFDALNIAEDHPARTDHDTFFFNPDLMLRTHTSGVQIRTMENGQPPFRFIAPGRVYRNDYDQTHTPMFHQVEGMLVDENVNFAQLKGILHDFLCNFFEEEVEVRFRPSYFPFTEPSAEVDVKGKNGKWLEVLGCGMVHPNVLRSVGIDAEKYSGFAFGMGVERLTMLRYGVNDLRAFFENDLRFLKQFK from the coding sequence ATGCAACATCTAGAAGAGATTATTGCTAATGCTAACGCTGCTATTGACGCAGCAGATTCATTAGTCGCACTCGATGAAGTGCGAGTTCAGTATTTGGGTAAAAAAGGTGAGCTAACGGCTCAGCTTCAAAGCCTAGGTAAATTGCCACCAGAAGAGCGCCGCAGTGCAGGTCAAGAGATCAACAAAGCGAAAGGTGTTGTCCAGCAAGCGATCGCTGCTCGTAAAGACGCGTTGCAGCGTGCTGAGCTGGAAGCCAAATTGGTAGCAGAGACGATTGACGTCACTCTACCTGGTCGCCGCATAGAAAATGGCGGTCTGCACCCAGTGACTCGTACTGTTGAGCGTATTGAGCAGTTCTTTGGTGAACTTGGTTTTAATACCGAATCAGGCCCTGAGATTGAAGACGCATTTCATAACTTTGATGCGCTGAATATCGCAGAGGATCATCCTGCGCGTACCGATCATGATACTTTCTTCTTTAATCCAGATCTTATGCTGCGTACGCACACTTCAGGTGTTCAGATTCGCACAATGGAAAATGGACAACCACCGTTTCGCTTCATTGCTCCTGGGCGCGTATATCGTAACGACTACGACCAAACACACACACCTATGTTCCACCAAGTGGAAGGTATGTTGGTTGATGAAAACGTTAATTTTGCCCAGCTTAAAGGGATTCTCCATGACTTCCTGTGTAACTTCTTTGAAGAAGAAGTTGAAGTGCGTTTTCGTCCTTCATACTTCCCATTCACAGAGCCTTCAGCAGAAGTGGATGTGAAAGGTAAGAACGGCAAATGGTTAGAAGTATTAGGTTGTGGCATGGTTCACCCAAATGTGCTTCGCAGCGTGGGTATTGATGCGGAAAAATACTCTGGCTTTGCATTTGGTATGGGCGTAGAGCGTTTAACTATGCTTCGCTATGGCGTAAACGATTTAAGAGCGTTCTTCGAGAACGATCTGCGTTTCTTAAAACAGTTCAAGTAA
- the pheT gene encoding phenylalanine--tRNA ligase subunit beta: MKYSETWLREWVNPSVSTDELTHQITMAGLEVDDVLPVAGSFTGVKVGHVVECGQHPDADKLRVTKVDVGEADLLDIVCGAPNCRQGLKVAVATVGAVLPGDFKIKKAKLRGQPSHGMLCSFTELGIDVESDGIMELVEDAVVGTDFRQFLGLDDVTVDVDLTANRADCFSIRGLAREVGVLNRADVTEPAITPVAPAIDDTVSIEVKAPAACPRYLGRVVKNVNVKAQTPLWMQEKLRRCGIRSIDPVVDITNYILLEQGQPMHAFDLNKIDGGIVVRMAEQGEKLTLLDGSEAELNADTLVIADHNKALGIAGIFGGQDSGVTSKTQDVLLECAFFAPDHIRGRARSYGLHTDSSMRFERGVDYALQASAMERATELLVEICGGEVAPVVAVESASDLPTPNTVALRRTKLDRLLGHHIADADVVEILERLGMQVATIEAGWTATAPTWRFDIAIEQDLIEEVGRIYGYDNIPNQSPAADLKMHDHVEANIPLKRVRNLLVDRGFQEAITYSFVEPEQQKLIVPDVEPLILPFPISADMSAMRLGLIQGLLNTVVHNQKRQQPRVRLFEYGLRFIPCESAENGMRQEPMLAGVIAGARSEEHWDIETNTVDFFDLKGDLEAILELSANEKAYSFATVKHPALHPGQSAAIMVDGKEVGVMGTVHPELERKFGLNGRTIVFEIEWSAINTKVIPEAVQLSKFPSNRRDIALVVEEEIASGDIVAACLEKGGEFLTDARLFDVYLGKGVEEGKKSLAIALSLQSVERTLEDSDIAGAVDAIVAHVAEKFGASLRD; the protein is encoded by the coding sequence ATGAAATATAGCGAAACTTGGCTTCGTGAGTGGGTAAACCCTTCGGTTTCAACAGATGAGTTGACTCACCAAATTACTATGGCAGGCCTTGAAGTTGACGATGTTTTGCCTGTCGCTGGCTCTTTTACAGGCGTTAAAGTTGGTCATGTTGTTGAATGTGGTCAACACCCTGATGCAGACAAATTGCGAGTGACCAAAGTGGATGTTGGCGAAGCTGACTTACTTGATATTGTCTGCGGTGCACCAAACTGCCGTCAGGGCCTAAAAGTTGCTGTCGCAACGGTCGGTGCAGTGCTACCGGGCGATTTTAAAATTAAGAAAGCAAAACTACGTGGTCAGCCTTCTCATGGCATGCTTTGTTCATTTACAGAACTTGGTATTGATGTTGAATCAGATGGCATCATGGAGCTTGTGGAAGACGCAGTCGTCGGGACAGACTTTCGTCAATTCTTGGGTCTAGATGATGTGACTGTCGATGTTGATCTGACGGCAAACCGAGCTGATTGCTTTAGCATTCGTGGTCTTGCTCGTGAGGTCGGTGTACTTAACCGTGCAGACGTCACTGAGCCAGCAATAACTCCAGTGGCTCCTGCTATCGACGATACGGTTTCTATTGAGGTTAAAGCGCCAGCAGCATGTCCTCGCTACCTTGGCCGCGTGGTTAAAAATGTCAACGTTAAAGCCCAAACGCCGCTTTGGATGCAAGAGAAACTGCGTCGCTGTGGTATTCGATCTATTGATCCAGTGGTTGATATTACGAACTACATCTTGCTAGAGCAAGGCCAACCAATGCATGCTTTCGATTTGAACAAAATCGACGGTGGCATCGTGGTTCGTATGGCAGAGCAGGGTGAAAAACTGACACTTCTTGATGGCAGTGAAGCGGAATTGAATGCAGATACATTGGTTATTGCTGATCACAATAAGGCACTCGGTATTGCGGGAATTTTTGGTGGTCAGGACTCTGGTGTAACGTCTAAAACCCAAGATGTGTTGCTAGAATGTGCCTTCTTCGCACCTGATCATATTCGTGGTCGTGCTCGCAGTTACGGTTTACACACAGACTCATCAATGCGCTTTGAGCGTGGTGTCGATTACGCATTGCAAGCAAGTGCGATGGAGCGAGCGACAGAGTTGCTGGTTGAAATCTGTGGCGGTGAAGTAGCTCCTGTTGTTGCTGTTGAATCAGCCAGCGATTTGCCAACACCGAATACCGTTGCATTACGCCGCACTAAACTCGATCGCCTACTTGGCCATCATATTGCTGATGCAGATGTGGTTGAGATTTTAGAGCGTTTGGGTATGCAGGTTGCGACAATCGAAGCCGGCTGGACAGCAACTGCGCCAACGTGGCGCTTTGATATTGCTATCGAGCAAGATTTGATTGAAGAAGTTGGTCGTATCTATGGGTATGACAATATTCCAAATCAAAGCCCAGCCGCTGATCTAAAAATGCACGATCATGTAGAAGCGAATATTCCACTCAAACGTGTTCGTAACTTGCTTGTAGATCGCGGTTTCCAAGAAGCTATCACCTATAGCTTTGTTGAGCCAGAGCAGCAAAAACTGATTGTTCCAGATGTTGAGCCTTTAATCTTACCTTTCCCAATTTCTGCTGATATGTCAGCGATGCGTCTGGGTTTGATTCAAGGTCTTCTCAACACTGTTGTTCACAATCAAAAACGTCAGCAACCACGTGTTCGTTTGTTCGAGTACGGCTTGCGTTTTATCCCTTGTGAGTCTGCAGAAAACGGCATGCGCCAAGAGCCTATGCTGGCTGGTGTGATTGCTGGTGCTCGCAGTGAAGAGCATTGGGATATAGAAACTAACACGGTTGATTTCTTCGATTTGAAAGGCGATCTTGAAGCCATTCTTGAACTGTCTGCGAATGAGAAAGCCTACTCTTTTGCTACGGTAAAGCATCCGGCATTGCATCCAGGCCAATCGGCGGCAATCATGGTTGATGGAAAAGAAGTCGGCGTAATGGGCACTGTACACCCCGAACTTGAGCGTAAGTTTGGCTTAAATGGTCGCACCATTGTGTTCGAAATCGAGTGGTCTGCTATCAACACTAAGGTGATCCCAGAAGCAGTACAGCTTTCTAAGTTCCCTTCAAACCGTCGTGATATTGCACTGGTTGTCGAAGAAGAAATTGCATCTGGTGATATCGTTGCAGCGTGCCTCGAAAAAGGAGGAGAATTCCTCACAGATGCTCGCTTGTTTGATGTTTACCTTGGTAAAGGGGTAGAGGAAGGTAAGAAGAGCCTTGCCATTGCCCTAAGCCTACAATCAGTAGAACGTACGTTGGAAGACTCGGATATTGCAGGCGCAGTTGATGCTATCGTTGCTCATGTTGCCGAAAAATTTGGTGCTTCTCTTAGAGATTAA
- the ribB gene encoding 3,4-dihydroxy-2-butanone-4-phosphate synthase, protein MNQTSILADFGEPITRVDKAIAALQEGRGILLLDDESRENEGDLIYSAQYLTAQQMALMIRECSGIVCLCLTDSDANKLDLPPMVEKNSSVNQTAFTVSIEAKVGVTTGVSAKDRVTTVKTAIAETATPDDLARPGHVFPLRARSGGVFSRRGHTEGTVDLMTLAGLHPSGVLCELSNPDGSMAKTPEVVLFAQKHNMPVLTVEDIALYRTQLERHSA, encoded by the coding sequence ATGAATCAGACATCTATCCTTGCCGATTTCGGTGAACCTATTACTCGCGTAGATAAAGCGATTGCTGCTCTTCAAGAAGGGCGTGGTATTTTGCTTCTTGATGATGAGTCTCGTGAAAATGAGGGTGATTTAATATATTCAGCGCAGTATCTGACTGCTCAGCAGATGGCGTTAATGATACGAGAATGTAGCGGTATTGTTTGTTTATGTTTGACAGACTCTGATGCTAATAAGCTGGATTTACCGCCGATGGTTGAAAAAAATAGCAGTGTAAACCAAACGGCTTTTACTGTAAGTATTGAAGCGAAAGTCGGTGTGACTACTGGTGTTTCAGCCAAAGATCGAGTCACAACGGTAAAGACAGCGATAGCAGAAACCGCGACTCCAGATGACCTCGCTCGTCCGGGACATGTTTTCCCTTTGCGCGCTCGCAGTGGAGGTGTGTTTTCGAGACGAGGGCATACAGAAGGCACAGTTGATCTAATGACATTGGCTGGTCTTCATCCTTCAGGCGTTCTGTGTGAGCTCAGCAATCCTGATGGTTCTATGGCGAAAACGCCTGAAGTTGTTTTATTTGCCCAAAAACATAATATGCCAGTGTTGACTGTTGAAGATATCGCCTTGTATCGAACGCAATTAGAACGTCATTCAGCTTAA
- a CDS encoding DUF417 family protein — MHAVKNNTKTDNIGYLVGVFGVALVLIWIGIYKFTPTEAKLIQPLVENHFAMNWLYDLFSIQAVSNLIGAAEIIVAIGLIVGIKKPKIAFYSGIAAAAIFITTLSFLLTTPNTWKVSDGVLVTNFFLVKDILFLAVSISIIERNKPSN, encoded by the coding sequence ATGCATGCTGTAAAGAACAATACAAAGACTGACAATATTGGTTACCTTGTTGGCGTTTTCGGCGTAGCACTCGTGCTGATTTGGATCGGTATTTATAAATTTACGCCGACCGAAGCCAAGCTGATTCAACCTTTAGTCGAAAATCATTTCGCGATGAATTGGCTTTATGACCTTTTTTCTATTCAAGCGGTGTCTAATCTGATAGGGGCAGCAGAAATTATTGTCGCCATTGGGCTTATTGTGGGCATTAAAAAGCCGAAGATTGCGTTTTATTCTGGTATCGCTGCGGCAGCTATCTTCATCACAACATTAAGCTTTTTGCTCACAACGCCTAATACTTGGAAAGTCTCGGATGGTGTATTAGTCACCAACTTTTTCTTAGTAAAAGATATTTTGTTCCTTGCCGTATCGATAAGCATTATTGAAAGAAATAAGCCAAGCAACTAA
- a CDS encoding DJ-1/PfpI family protein, translated as MNIGIYIYDHAEVLDFSGPFEVFSTAKRLGAEDINVFMISESDKPVFARGGFKVLVHYSLQNHPKIDWLVVVRGLHQNEMMKADIISWLALAADYAELVASICTGVFLLAKAGLPNELTVTTHWEDIEDLCVQFPDLNVVRDKRWVRLGKYITSGGVSAGIDMSLHLVATQYGLSFAKKVARQMEYNLSNTNRVHLNT; from the coding sequence ATGAATATTGGTATCTATATTTATGATCATGCAGAAGTATTGGATTTTTCTGGACCATTTGAAGTCTTTAGCACAGCAAAGCGCCTAGGAGCCGAGGATATTAATGTATTTATGATTTCTGAGAGCGATAAACCAGTTTTCGCTCGTGGTGGCTTTAAAGTGTTAGTACACTATTCATTACAAAATCATCCTAAAATAGATTGGTTAGTTGTTGTTCGAGGCCTGCACCAAAATGAAATGATGAAGGCTGATATCATAAGCTGGTTAGCTCTTGCAGCCGATTATGCTGAACTGGTTGCGTCTATTTGTACAGGCGTTTTTCTTTTAGCAAAAGCAGGCTTACCAAATGAGCTAACTGTTACAACTCATTGGGAAGATATTGAGGATTTATGCGTTCAATTTCCTGATTTGAATGTTGTCAGAGATAAGCGCTGGGTACGATTGGGAAAGTACATAACGTCAGGTGGAGTTTCCGCTGGTATTGATATGAGTTTACACCTAGTCGCTACGCAATATGGTTTATCGTTTGCGAAAAAAGTCGCTCGTCAAATGGAGTATAATTTGTCAAATACCAATAGAGTACACCTGAACACTTAA
- a CDS encoding winged helix-turn-helix domain-containing protein — protein sequence MLGGNEVAMLKFMVEHPSQPLTKSILLEQVWHKKGVIVEESSLLHCISSCRKALRDKDAEIISTVRGVGYQFNGDIRDYEPETITPIANQQPDINGPLNDSSWLVLNKPRSAYLAMFVFSALSSHWLVSSWVSPWVEAEYTETFYTKCTLSTQSPLVVNQVRAFETDNQVILIKEDGTSISYRPKDVEVVCE from the coding sequence ATGCTGGGAGGTAATGAGGTTGCAATGCTCAAATTCATGGTTGAGCATCCAAGTCAGCCACTCACCAAGTCTATTCTTCTTGAACAGGTATGGCACAAAAAAGGTGTTATTGTTGAAGAAAGTAGCCTGCTTCATTGTATCTCAAGCTGTCGTAAAGCTCTGCGTGATAAAGATGCTGAGATTATTAGTACGGTTCGTGGGGTGGGGTACCAATTTAATGGTGATATCAGAGATTATGAGCCTGAAACCATTACTCCGATAGCTAATCAACAGCCTGACATTAATGGTCCTTTAAATGACTCAAGTTGGTTAGTTTTAAATAAACCGCGTAGTGCTTACCTAGCAATGTTTGTATTCAGTGCTCTATCCAGTCACTGGTTGGTTTCTTCCTGGGTGTCACCTTGGGTTGAAGCTGAGTACACTGAGACCTTTTATACGAAATGCACCCTATCAACTCAATCTCCACTTGTTGTTAACCAAGTTCGAGCATTTGAGACAGACAACCAAGTTATTTTAATTAAAGAGGATGGAACGTCTATTAGCTATCGTCCAAAAGATGTGGAGGTGGTTTGTGAATAA
- a CDS encoding winged helix-turn-helix domain-containing protein, producing the protein MLIINGNSIFDSKRGYIQNLNSNVRYPIGVNEIALLNLMIDEAGKTLAKDELMHHVWQKRGIVVEMSSLMHCISSCRRAFEDRSGEVIKTVRGEGYQFVGTVENYQPDYEPSEIQIPVIDAEPTQLIENEVAHKPNIRKQTLLMAAGLFFCSALTSYLIVENMRSPLSDISFEQKHFSACWFSPDSNGTKVRYQDVNLYDFGELTLLVDKTGRSLSFRPKSGVLSCE; encoded by the coding sequence ATGTTAATCATAAACGGAAATTCGATTTTCGATTCTAAACGTGGCTATATTCAAAATCTAAATAGTAATGTTCGTTACCCTATTGGGGTTAATGAGATCGCCTTGCTTAACTTGATGATTGATGAAGCAGGTAAAACGTTGGCCAAAGATGAACTCATGCATCATGTCTGGCAGAAACGCGGTATAGTGGTTGAAATGAGCAGCTTGATGCATTGCATTTCCAGTTGTCGCCGTGCTTTTGAAGACCGTTCTGGAGAGGTAATTAAAACCGTACGTGGTGAAGGGTATCAGTTTGTCGGAACTGTGGAAAATTACCAGCCAGATTACGAACCTAGTGAAATCCAAATACCAGTTATTGATGCTGAACCTACACAGTTAATTGAAAATGAGGTTGCTCATAAGCCTAATATTCGAAAGCAGACATTATTAATGGCTGCGGGGTTATTTTTTTGTTCGGCACTCACCAGTTACTTAATCGTAGAGAACATGCGCTCTCCTCTTTCAGATATATCATTTGAACAAAAACACTTTAGCGCATGTTGGTTTTCTCCAGACTCTAACGGTACCAAAGTTCGTTATCAAGACGTTAATTTATACGACTTTGGAGAGTTAACTTTATTAGTTGATAAAACTGGCCGCTCTCTGAGTTTTCGACCTAAGAGTGGGGTGTTGAGTTGTGAGTAA